One part of the Desulfonema ishimotonii genome encodes these proteins:
- a CDS encoding helix-turn-helix transcriptional regulator has protein sequence MSVSGSYGLNAMLDNLFFNKLPQNVYHAIFQGISDPFNIIDLKYRLLWVNRENPANEIIGKICYEIYMNRDAPCAVCPVSAVLDTGETCVLEKRFLLKDGSCVWYEVRAYPVCDDAGNLRCVVKIGHDITNKKMKLEKQKRYVESLEKMLQDMTIREAQSVFENIELPPNVNLTRRELEVLRLMAEGLANTEIAKVLSISPHTVKSHVIHIFNKLGVNDRTQAAVCATRFNLI, from the coding sequence ATGAGCGTTTCCGGCAGTTATGGTTTGAATGCCATGTTGGATAATCTTTTTTTCAATAAACTCCCCCAAAACGTGTATCATGCGATTTTCCAGGGCATCAGCGATCCCTTTAACATCATCGACCTGAAATACCGGCTTCTCTGGGTTAACCGGGAAAATCCGGCGAATGAGATAATCGGGAAAATCTGTTACGAGATTTACATGAACAGAGACGCCCCCTGCGCTGTCTGTCCGGTCAGCGCTGTTCTGGACACCGGCGAGACCTGTGTCCTGGAAAAACGTTTTTTGCTGAAAGACGGCTCATGCGTGTGGTACGAAGTCAGGGCGTATCCGGTCTGTGATGACGCAGGCAATCTGCGCTGTGTGGTCAAAATCGGCCACGATATCACCAATAAGAAGATGAAGCTTGAAAAACAGAAACGATATGTTGAATCTCTGGAAAAGATGCTGCAGGATATGACCATCAGGGAGGCGCAATCCGTCTTTGAAAACATTGAACTTCCACCGAATGTTAATCTGACCCGCCGCGAACTGGAGGTGCTTCGCCTCATGGCAGAAGGGCTGGCCAATACGGAGATTGCAAAAGTTCTGTCCATCAGCCCCCATACGGTGAAAAGCCATGTCATCCACATATTCAACAAGCTCGGTGTCAACGACAGAACCCAGGCCGCAGTCTGTGCCACCCGTTTCAATCTGATCTGA
- a CDS encoding MerR family transcriptional regulator — translation MVQAKIPEKAYTISELASHFNISPRTIRFYEEKGLISPQRTSGNQRFYTRKDRARLRLILRGKRFGFSLDDIAGMIGMSDTDINEIEQIRKSLAYGEKKLAEIHRRGEDLALLEQDMIAIREKLLNRLAQLENKDR, via the coding sequence ATGGTACAGGCAAAAATACCGGAAAAAGCGTACACCATATCGGAACTGGCCTCTCATTTTAATATCAGCCCCCGGACCATTCGTTTTTATGAGGAAAAAGGACTCATCTCACCGCAGCGGACTTCCGGCAACCAGCGCTTTTACACCCGAAAGGACCGGGCGCGGCTCCGGCTGATTCTCCGGGGAAAGCGGTTCGGCTTTTCGCTGGATGACATCGCCGGGATGATCGGCATGTCCGACACCGATATCAACGAAATCGAACAGATCCGAAAGAGTCTGGCATACGGGGAGAAAAAACTGGCGGAGATTCACCGGCGCGGGGAAGACCTGGCGCTTCTGGAACAGGATATGATCGCCATCCGGGAGAAGCTCCTGAACCGGCTGGCACAGCTTGAAAATAAAGACAGATAA
- a CDS encoding P-II family nitrogen regulator — MKEVIAVVRMNMMNRTKSALSDAGIPSVTARECLGRGKGIVDMQLLEGAEKGYEEAISQLGQSSRMIPKRAMLMVLPDKLVDKAVKTIIGVNQTGKSGDGMIFVMPCADAVLVRTGESGDAVLDDV; from the coding sequence ATGAAGGAAGTTATCGCAGTTGTCCGCATGAACATGATGAACCGGACCAAAAGTGCGCTTTCCGACGCCGGTATTCCCTCGGTCACGGCCCGTGAATGCCTGGGCCGGGGCAAGGGGATTGTGGATATGCAGCTCCTTGAGGGGGCGGAAAAAGGATATGAGGAGGCCATTTCCCAGCTCGGGCAGAGCAGCCGGATGATCCCCAAGCGGGCCATGCTCATGGTTCTCCCGGATAAACTGGTGGACAAGGCCGTGAAGACCATCATCGGCGTCAATCAGACCGGGAAATCCGGAGACGGCATGATTTTTGTCATGCCCTGCGCAGACGCCGTCCTGGTGCGGACCGGCGAGAGCGGCGACGCGGTTCTGGATGATGTGTGA
- a CDS encoding IS630 family transposase, with product MRKKRSLNIRTHIFMPEETETLKRYRDGQKDYRLKLRFIALLLIAGNTGTEIVAAAVGKDIRTVETWYGKYLTHGPDALNSFQYQPKRCFLSDDQLADMIAWVKKELPSDTKVICHYIREQTGIAYCQSAVAKLLKKNGLRRLRPKLIPGKPPSEKKQTDFIEKYEKLRKSAADPESGRVVIFCDAMHFVHQTVPATCWGDPSERPVLKANSGRQRLNIMGGYDPVTCKLIHETDEKNCDSEKAIIFFKKLLRTYPKASMIKVFADNATYFHARNTQEWLEKNPRISLYFLPAYAPNLNLIERLWRFAKGKLIRNTYYEKYKTFRCHVFRLLNNIHNYESELSSLMVEKFQIIRQ from the coding sequence ATGAGGAAAAAACGCTCTCTGAATATCAGAACCCATATTTTCATGCCGGAAGAAACCGAAACCCTGAAAAGGTACCGTGACGGCCAGAAGGATTACCGCCTGAAACTCCGCTTCATAGCGCTTCTGCTGATCGCCGGCAATACCGGAACCGAAATTGTGGCCGCGGCAGTCGGAAAAGATATCAGAACCGTGGAAACATGGTACGGAAAATATCTTACGCATGGTCCCGATGCCCTGAATTCCTTTCAGTACCAACCGAAACGGTGCTTTCTGTCAGATGATCAGCTCGCAGACATGATCGCATGGGTGAAAAAAGAACTCCCTTCCGATACGAAAGTCATCTGTCATTATATAAGGGAACAGACCGGGATTGCCTACTGCCAAAGCGCGGTTGCGAAGCTCCTTAAAAAAAACGGACTGAGACGACTCCGTCCGAAGCTGATTCCGGGAAAACCTCCGTCCGAAAAAAAACAAACCGATTTTATTGAAAAATATGAGAAACTCCGCAAATCCGCCGCCGATCCGGAGTCCGGCAGAGTCGTCATTTTCTGCGATGCCATGCACTTCGTTCATCAGACCGTGCCCGCGACATGTTGGGGAGATCCGTCCGAACGACCTGTTTTAAAAGCAAATTCCGGGCGTCAGCGCCTGAATATCATGGGCGGATATGATCCCGTGACCTGTAAGCTGATACATGAGACCGACGAAAAAAACTGTGACTCCGAAAAAGCGATCATTTTTTTCAAAAAACTGCTCAGAACCTATCCGAAAGCCAGTATGATAAAGGTTTTTGCTGATAATGCCACTTATTTTCATGCCCGGAACACACAGGAATGGCTTGAAAAAAATCCCCGGATCAGTTTGTATTTTCTCCCGGCCTATGCTCCGAACCTGAATCTGATCGAACGCCTTTGGCGTTTTGCAAAAGGGAAACTGATCAGAAACACATATTATGAGAAATACAAGACGTTCCGGTGTCATGTTTTTCGTCTTCTGAATAATATACATAATTATGAAAGTGAGTTATCATCTCTTATGGTAGAAAAATTTCAGATAATTCGCCAATAA
- a CDS encoding UvrD-helicase domain-containing protein, translating into MWKPVDGFDLEEAAMNAVISDKNTYVVAGPGAGKTELLAQRASYLLETNRCRYPRKILAISFKKDAAKNLAARVEKRCGKELGRRFVSLTYDAFAKGLLDRFYRALPKIYQLSCPTYDVIISNKDIISNQAEINSFRFLTLPLILMWAWIFLREVISAQCLSTFGGINSELEHRYGERCLVSSMAVQKLPLGTLNDDRLLWKAVFQVWQILLKESPRLTFQMISRLSEYLIRCNPLIRQCLILTYSHIFLDEFQDTTTIQYDLIKTCFHDSDCTFTAVGDYKQRIMLWAGADRDVFDKFETDFRAIKLQLIMNYRCAPKLIQIQSILTKKISGEIVNISSCDKWREEDGLCQIWNFDDYKQESDIVAKKIACWIKNENMKPQDICILVKQRPDKYSTQLIKSLGDFGIKSRNESLLQDLVAEELCKILLDIMTLIFFPKAGKEWIEVVDLLKRVRFIDFQDNEKIKLIEQELSNFLTPYKQDFLRISSSEEVEDVLANILNWIGQEELKNLFPQYKNNNYYKHLIKSIADHLWNNFTGDWMKTLEFIKGKDVIPIMTIHKSKGLEYDTVIFVGLEDSAFWNFKKQNEEDTCAFFVALSRAKRRVIFTFSKIRNTGRYGVLCCQDHSTIGSLYDMLEKAGVKNVTDFQNVSGR; encoded by the coding sequence GTGTGGAAACCCGTTGATGGATTTGATTTGGAAGAAGCTGCTATGAATGCAGTTATTTCAGATAAGAATACCTATGTCGTCGCTGGCCCGGGCGCTGGCAAAACAGAGCTTTTGGCTCAAAGAGCTTCATATCTTTTGGAAACAAACAGGTGCCGGTATCCAAGAAAGATACTTGCCATCAGCTTCAAAAAAGATGCAGCTAAAAACCTTGCTGCAAGAGTTGAAAAAAGATGTGGGAAAGAATTAGGGAGAAGATTTGTCTCTTTAACGTATGATGCTTTTGCGAAAGGCCTGCTGGATCGTTTTTACAGGGCTTTGCCGAAAATTTATCAACTATCATGTCCTACTTACGATGTTATCATTTCAAATAAAGACATCATAAGTAACCAAGCAGAAATAAATTCCTTTAGATTTTTAACTCTGCCCCTAATATTGATGTGGGCATGGATTTTTCTAAGGGAAGTTATTTCTGCTCAATGCCTAAGTACATTTGGAGGCATAAATTCTGAATTGGAACACAGATATGGAGAAAGATGCCTTGTTAGCTCTATGGCAGTTCAGAAATTACCTCTCGGAACCCTAAATGATGACAGATTACTTTGGAAAGCTGTCTTCCAAGTTTGGCAAATACTTTTAAAAGAATCACCAAGGCTTACTTTTCAGATGATTTCAAGGCTGAGTGAATATTTAATTCGCTGTAATCCTTTAATCAGGCAATGTCTTATTTTAACATACAGTCATATTTTCCTGGATGAATTTCAGGATACAACAACAATTCAATATGATCTTATAAAAACCTGTTTTCACGATAGTGATTGCACATTTACCGCTGTAGGCGATTATAAGCAAAGAATCATGCTTTGGGCCGGTGCAGATAGAGATGTATTTGATAAATTTGAAACAGATTTCAGAGCTATAAAATTGCAATTAATCATGAATTATCGTTGCGCTCCGAAATTGATTCAGATTCAGAGCATTTTAACTAAAAAAATAAGTGGCGAGATAGTCAATATTTCATCCTGCGACAAATGGAGAGAAGAAGATGGTCTTTGTCAAATATGGAATTTTGATGACTACAAACAAGAGTCAGATATTGTTGCAAAAAAAATTGCTTGCTGGATAAAAAATGAAAATATGAAGCCACAAGATATCTGTATACTTGTAAAACAACGGCCTGATAAGTATTCGACTCAACTAATAAAGTCTTTGGGTGATTTTGGTATAAAATCCCGTAATGAAAGTTTGTTACAAGATTTAGTAGCGGAAGAACTTTGTAAAATACTCCTTGATATTATGACCCTTATTTTCTTCCCAAAAGCGGGGAAAGAATGGATAGAGGTTGTTGATTTATTAAAAAGAGTTAGATTCATTGATTTTCAGGATAATGAAAAAATAAAATTGATTGAGCAGGAATTATCAAATTTTCTTACCCCGTATAAACAAGACTTTCTGCGAATATCTTCATCAGAAGAAGTCGAAGATGTTTTGGCAAATATTCTCAATTGGATAGGTCAGGAAGAATTAAAAAATCTGTTTCCTCAATACAAGAACAATAATTATTATAAACATTTAATTAAGAGCATAGCGGATCATCTCTGGAATAATTTTACTGGCGACTGGATGAAGACCCTCGAATTCATAAAAGGTAAAGATGTGATTCCCATTATGACTATCCATAAAAGTAAAGGGCTTGAATATGATACAGTCATTTTTGTCGGTTTAGAAGACAGTGCTTTTTGGAATTTTAAAAAACAAAACGAAGAAGATACGTGTGCATTTTTTGTCGCTCTGTCCAGAGCGAAAAGAAGGGTAATTTTTACTTTTAGCAAAATAAGAAATACAGGGCGTTATGGAGTTCTATGTTGTCAAGATCATTCGACAATTGGCAGTCTTTATGATATGTTAGAAAAAGCTGGGGTTAAAAATGTAACTGATTTTCAAAATGTATCAGGCCGCTGA
- a CDS encoding DUF3786 domain-containing protein, which yields MVEKAPIFDQIYKDYLSQIATVDFKSVAPRLLAETEGDKIRIPLFGTDHTVSAKGIADPSGSQPSHSVSVILAKYLLLCPQAHPAVREWVSYKDFKDAAPFVGGFVSNVDRFIAENFSGRPVDLETACRCLAGRPPESDIGLSYDLAMRFEALPRIPLLLLFNDADEDFPAQCKVLFERRAEKYLDMECLAMVGILLANYLKKALDENRGMTQAV from the coding sequence ATGGTTGAAAAAGCGCCGATTTTTGATCAGATTTACAAAGACTACCTGTCTCAGATCGCCACTGTTGATTTTAAATCCGTTGCCCCGCGTCTTCTGGCGGAAACCGAGGGAGACAAGATACGCATCCCCCTTTTCGGGACCGACCACACTGTTTCCGCAAAGGGCATTGCCGATCCGTCCGGTTCACAGCCGAGTCACTCGGTCAGCGTGATTCTTGCCAAATACCTGCTCCTGTGTCCGCAGGCACATCCGGCAGTGCGTGAATGGGTTTCCTATAAGGACTTCAAAGATGCGGCCCCTTTTGTCGGCGGATTTGTGAGCAACGTGGATCGCTTTATTGCTGAAAATTTTTCCGGCAGGCCCGTTGATCTTGAGACGGCATGCAGATGTCTCGCCGGCCGGCCGCCGGAATCAGACATCGGGCTATCCTATGACCTTGCCATGCGGTTTGAGGCGCTTCCGAGGATACCGCTCCTCTTGCTGTTCAACGATGCGGATGAGGATTTCCCGGCCCAGTGCAAGGTGCTTTTCGAGCGGCGGGCCGAAAAATACCTGGATATGGAATGTCTGGCTATGGTGGGAATACTTCTGGCAAACTATCTGAAAAAAGCTTTGGATGAGAACAGGGGCATGACGCAGGCTGTCTGA
- a CDS encoding P-II family nitrogen regulator: MIMIRSIVRPEKADSVLAALMDAGFPGVTKMSVVGRGKQRGIKIGEVTYDEIPKEMLLTVVKDPDKDFAIKTIIDAARTGEKGAYGDGKIFVVPVEEVYTISSGIKETPGGGVEEVEI; encoded by the coding sequence ATGATTATGATCAGATCCATCGTAAGACCGGAAAAGGCAGACAGCGTACTGGCCGCTTTAATGGATGCGGGGTTTCCCGGCGTCACCAAGATGTCGGTTGTCGGTCGCGGCAAGCAGCGCGGCATCAAGATCGGCGAAGTCACCTATGACGAGATCCCCAAGGAGATGCTCCTCACCGTGGTCAAAGACCCGGATAAGGATTTCGCCATCAAAACCATCATCGACGCGGCCCGGACCGGTGAAAAAGGGGCATACGGCGACGGCAAAATCTTCGTAGTCCCGGTCGAAGAAGTGTACACCATCAGCTCCGGCATTAAAGAGACACCCGGCGGCGGGGTCGAAGAGGTGGAGATATGA
- a CDS encoding TonB-dependent receptor, which yields MKRIRFAVGIMCIIALSSGQIRAEEGNSGTGDTMYMEEVVVTSTRTENKIMETPSNISVIHAKDLDAMDAKTVADALKKLPGVNYSNSSGLEPKLSLRATRIGMSPGALVLLNGIPVNIGKFGYVDWESLPVENIERVEVVKGPMSALYGGNSSRGVINIITKRGQAATQGKVSAVVGDNNDQRYSALVHGGTEKWDYNVNAKKRTEDGYRDESEIDNYYFNGEVGYWLSEETRIGAYVNVTDKERILAKKLTREQRDEDPQQTLDLSDTENTDIISGLNLDVRKSLYDINTTLYYKNRDKDYANYVKAHDGTPYKEELEEDVYGTRAIFTLRQPLMGRKNRLSVGFDYDRDESDLETVKAESKDPDVPYTKPDPKKSGDFTREELGLFIQDEFSVLDNLTLTLGLRYDYFEFENNADYDFSQDGKYDYETNPDYDKWNPRVSLSYRPIRNLSVYGSYSRSYRAPSIYDYYASGSYSAKNAYTLEPETFTQYETGVRYAVARWLNIDTSVFRISVDDMLDSAYDEDGTYMGKQNINEATIKGFEMALSGTPCEWFSYKIAYTYTDARYSADFYSKADKDTVVNINGNRLTKTPYNVLNIDTDFRLWQWKDYELLWHVNLQAQDEYRMDDADDKEYPGYALVNTKLRLEHKSFEAFIALDNVLDKDYDNYAYSSYGTEYFYPADGTTWAVGVAYKF from the coding sequence TTGAAAAGAATCAGATTTGCAGTGGGAATCATGTGTATCATCGCCTTGTCTTCTGGCCAGATCCGGGCCGAAGAGGGGAATTCCGGCACCGGCGACACCATGTATATGGAAGAGGTCGTCGTCACCTCCACCCGGACAGAAAATAAAATCATGGAAACGCCGTCCAATATTTCAGTGATTCATGCAAAAGATCTGGACGCGATGGACGCCAAAACCGTGGCCGATGCCCTGAAAAAACTGCCGGGTGTCAATTATTCCAATTCATCCGGCCTGGAGCCGAAGTTGTCGTTGCGGGCCACCCGGATCGGGATGAGTCCCGGCGCGCTGGTGCTGCTCAACGGCATCCCGGTGAATATCGGAAAATTCGGATATGTGGACTGGGAGAGCCTGCCGGTGGAAAACATTGAGCGGGTGGAAGTGGTCAAAGGCCCCATGTCGGCGCTCTATGGCGGGAATTCCTCACGCGGTGTGATCAACATTATCACCAAGCGGGGACAGGCGGCAACACAGGGAAAGGTGAGCGCCGTTGTGGGAGACAACAACGACCAGCGCTACTCCGCCCTGGTACACGGCGGCACGGAAAAATGGGACTATAATGTGAACGCAAAAAAACGGACCGAAGACGGATACCGGGATGAAAGCGAGATTGACAACTACTATTTCAACGGCGAGGTGGGTTACTGGCTGTCGGAGGAAACCCGCATCGGCGCGTATGTCAACGTGACGGACAAGGAGCGCATCCTGGCCAAAAAACTGACCAGAGAGCAGCGGGATGAAGACCCGCAGCAAACGCTCGACCTGAGCGATACCGAGAATACGGATATCATCTCCGGCCTGAATCTGGATGTCCGAAAATCGCTCTATGACATCAACACCACCCTCTACTATAAAAACCGCGACAAAGATTATGCAAACTACGTCAAGGCCCATGACGGAACGCCCTACAAAGAGGAGCTGGAAGAGGATGTGTACGGCACACGGGCTATTTTTACGCTCAGGCAGCCGCTCATGGGCAGAAAGAATCGCCTTTCGGTCGGATTCGACTATGACCGGGATGAAAGCGACCTGGAGACGGTAAAGGCGGAATCCAAAGACCCGGATGTGCCTTATACCAAACCGGACCCAAAAAAAAGCGGCGATTTCACCCGCGAGGAACTGGGGCTGTTTATCCAGGACGAGTTCTCGGTTCTGGACAACCTGACCCTGACCCTGGGGCTGCGGTATGATTACTTCGAGTTTGAAAACAACGCGGATTACGATTTCAGCCAGGACGGCAAATATGACTATGAGACCAACCCGGATTATGACAAGTGGAATCCCCGTGTCAGCCTCAGCTACCGGCCCATCCGCAACCTGAGCGTCTACGGCAGCTACAGCCGCTCCTACCGTGCGCCGTCGATCTACGACTATTACGCCAGCGGCTCCTACTCCGCCAAAAACGCCTACACCCTGGAGCCGGAGACCTTTACCCAGTATGAAACCGGGGTCCGGTACGCGGTCGCCCGGTGGCTTAATATTGATACCTCTGTTTTCCGTATTTCAGTTGATGACATGCTCGACTCGGCCTATGACGAAGACGGCACGTACATGGGCAAGCAGAACATCAATGAAGCGACCATCAAGGGCTTTGAGATGGCCCTGTCCGGCACGCCCTGTGAGTGGTTCAGCTACAAAATCGCCTACACCTACACCGATGCCCGGTACAGCGCAGATTTTTATTCCAAGGCTGACAAAGATACAGTGGTCAACATCAACGGCAACCGCCTGACCAAAACCCCGTACAATGTCCTGAACATTGATACCGATTTCAGGCTGTGGCAGTGGAAGGACTATGAACTGCTGTGGCATGTGAACCTTCAGGCCCAGGATGAATATAGAATGGACGACGCGGATGATAAGGAATACCCGGGATACGCGCTGGTCAACACCAAGCTGCGCCTGGAACACAAGTCCTTTGAGGCCTTTATCGCCCTGGACAACGTGCTGGACAAGGATTACGACAATTACGCCTACAGCAGCTACGGCACGGAATATTTTTATCCTGCCGACGGAACAACGTGGGCGGTCGGCGTGGCGTACAAGTTCTGA
- the nifH gene encoding nitrogenase iron protein: MRKIAIYGKGGIGKSTTTQNTVAGLAEMGNKVMVVGCDPKADSTRLLLGGLAQKTVLDTLREEGEDVELEDVRKMGFAKTLCTESGGPEPGVGCAGRGIITSINLLEQLGAYADSEELDYTFYDVLGDVVCGGFAMPIREGKAQEIYIVVSGEMMAMYAANNICKGIVKFAEAGGVRLGGLICNSRNVDKEQELIQALADRLGTQMIHFVPRDNMVQRAELERKTVIEFNPTHPQADEYRTLAKKISENEMRVVPSPMEIEELESLLVTHGIIN; encoded by the coding sequence ATGAGAAAAATTGCCATTTACGGAAAAGGCGGAATCGGAAAATCCACAACAACACAGAATACCGTGGCAGGTCTGGCCGAGATGGGCAACAAGGTCATGGTCGTGGGATGCGACCCCAAGGCCGACTCCACCCGTCTGCTGCTGGGCGGCCTGGCCCAGAAGACCGTTCTGGATACGCTCCGTGAAGAAGGCGAGGATGTGGAACTGGAAGATGTGCGCAAGATGGGCTTTGCCAAAACCCTGTGTACGGAGTCGGGCGGACCGGAACCGGGTGTGGGCTGTGCAGGCCGGGGCATCATCACCTCCATCAATCTGCTGGAACAGCTGGGGGCCTACGCCGACAGCGAAGAACTTGACTATACCTTCTATGATGTTCTGGGCGACGTGGTCTGCGGCGGGTTTGCCATGCCCATCCGTGAGGGCAAGGCCCAGGAAATCTATATCGTCGTCTCCGGTGAGATGATGGCCATGTACGCAGCCAACAACATCTGCAAGGGGATCGTCAAATTTGCCGAGGCCGGCGGCGTCCGCCTGGGCGGCCTCATCTGCAACAGCCGGAACGTGGACAAGGAACAGGAACTGATTCAGGCGCTGGCCGACCGCCTGGGCACCCAGATGATCCACTTTGTCCCCAGAGACAATATGGTACAGCGTGCGGAACTGGAACGCAAGACCGTGATCGAATTCAATCCGACCCATCCCCAGGCCGATGAATACCGTACCCTGGCCAAAAAAATCAGTGAAAATGAGATGCGTGTCGTACCGAGTCCCATGGAAATCGAAGAACTGGAATCGCTGCTCGTTACCCACGGCATTATCAATTAA
- a CDS encoding carboxymuconolactone decarboxylase family protein, with protein MNKSIEDGFRKMHGQLPEVMDSFAGLHESVIRDGAVSARTKRLMLVAVSVALRCEPCIRNHVQAAAESGVSREEIIEAVGIAILMAGGPAAAYGSLFVLQILDEMGI; from the coding sequence ATGAACAAATCCATAGAAGACGGGTTCAGGAAGATGCATGGGCAATTACCGGAGGTGATGGACAGCTTTGCCGGGCTTCACGAGAGTGTCATCCGGGACGGAGCCGTCAGTGCGCGAACCAAACGCCTGATGCTGGTGGCGGTCTCAGTCGCCCTCCGGTGCGAACCCTGCATCCGGAACCATGTTCAGGCGGCTGCGGAGTCGGGCGTGTCCCGTGAGGAAATTATCGAGGCTGTGGGTATTGCCATCCTGATGGCCGGAGGACCGGCTGCCGCTTACGGTTCCCTGTTCGTCCTTCAGATACTTGATGAAATGGGAATTTAA
- the cobO gene encoding cob(I)yrinic acid a,c-diamide adenosyltransferase: MKKSLLMINTGDGKGKTTAALGLAFRAIGHGQNVCVIQFIKGSWKYGEIETAAKLNGHLEFHVMGRGFTWKSDNLEEDAALARNAWEMAKEKIASGKYRLVVLDEMTYLFLYGMLDEAEVIEFLKNRPEGVHVMITGRNASKNLMAAADMVTQMEPVKHHYENGIKAQKGIEF; the protein is encoded by the coding sequence ATGAAGAAAAGTTTGTTGATGATCAACACCGGCGACGGTAAGGGGAAAACAACTGCCGCGCTGGGGCTGGCCTTTCGCGCTATCGGGCACGGACAGAATGTCTGTGTGATTCAGTTTATCAAGGGAAGCTGGAAATACGGGGAGATCGAGACCGCTGCAAAGCTGAACGGCCATCTGGAGTTTCACGTCATGGGCCGGGGGTTTACCTGGAAATCGGACAATCTTGAGGAAGACGCGGCCCTTGCCAGGAATGCCTGGGAGATGGCGAAAGAGAAGATTGCGTCGGGCAAATACCGGCTGGTGGTGCTGGATGAGATGACCTATTTGTTTCTCTATGGCATGTTGGATGAGGCCGAGGTTATCGAGTTTCTGAAAAACCGGCCCGAGGGGGTTCACGTTATGATTACCGGCCGGAATGCGTCCAAAAATCTTATGGCGGCCGCAGATATGGTCACGCAGATGGAGCCGGTCAAGCACCATTACGAGAACGGGATCAAAGCCCAGAAGGGGATTGAGTTCTGA
- a CDS encoding DUF6122 family protein: MMLMTIRPVVHTVLHFAVPGLVARLGYKKDFFRAWAVMVATMLVDLDHLLADPVFNPDRCSIGFHPLHSVPAIGFYVLMTFVPRSATLRLIGLGLMIHMGLDWTDCVWMGWG, from the coding sequence ATGATGCTGATGACAATACGCCCGGTGGTTCACACCGTGCTTCACTTTGCCGTGCCGGGGCTTGTGGCGCGGCTGGGGTATAAGAAGGATTTTTTCAGGGCCTGGGCCGTGATGGTCGCCACCATGCTGGTCGATCTGGATCACCTGCTGGCCGACCCGGTTTTCAATCCCGACCGGTGCAGCATCGGGTTTCATCCCCTACACTCGGTGCCCGCCATCGGGTTCTACGTCCTGATGACCTTTGTGCCGCGTTCGGCAACGCTGAGGCTCATCGGGCTGGGGCTGATGATTCACATGGGACTGGACTGGACAGACTGCGTGTGGATGGGGTGGGGGTGA
- a CDS encoding MBL fold metallo-hydrolase, with protein MHTIKKHRFGPVEAFELGFGPIGPPLMTAFMYVTDGTVIDTGQRRMGRYVAELLGNRRLNRILLTHHHEDHSGNAGMLARKHGAVVMGHPLMADKMRTGFNVLPYQHYMSGTAGRAEVTPFPDRITDGRLRFRPIHTPGHSRDHTVFLEEENGWLFSGDLYLTDRVWFFRIDERIADQIASLEKVLKYDFDALFCGHRPCPSGGKKRLRRKLEFLREFHGSVGALADSGYPEKAIIRKMRFRSDLKIRWITMGNAGFNHMVRSSVRAHRAEKLF; from the coding sequence GTGCATACCATAAAAAAACACCGGTTCGGCCCGGTGGAGGCGTTTGAACTGGGGTTCGGTCCCATCGGCCCGCCGCTGATGACGGCGTTTATGTACGTGACCGACGGTACGGTCATTGACACGGGACAGCGGCGGATGGGCAGATATGTGGCGGAATTGCTCGGAAACCGGCGGCTGAACCGCATCCTGCTGACCCATCACCATGAGGACCACAGCGGAAATGCGGGGATGCTGGCCCGGAAACACGGGGCCGTGGTCATGGGCCATCCGCTGATGGCGGACAAAATGCGCACCGGGTTTAACGTGCTGCCCTATCAGCATTACATGTCCGGCACGGCCGGGCGGGCCGAGGTGACGCCCTTTCCCGACCGGATAACGGACGGACGCCTGCGCTTCAGGCCGATTCACACGCCGGGCCACAGCAGGGATCACACTGTTTTTCTGGAGGAGGAAAACGGCTGGCTCTTCTCCGGCGACCTTTACCTGACGGACAGGGTCTGGTTTTTCCGGATTGATGAGCGGATTGCCGATCAGATCGCCTCTCTGGAGAAGGTGCTGAAATATGACTTTGACGCCCTGTTCTGCGGCCATCGCCCCTGTCCGTCGGGCGGTAAGAAACGCCTGAGACGCAAGCTGGAATTTCTCCGGGAGTTTCACGGATCTGTTGGCGCGCTTGCGGACAGCGGCTATCCCGAAAAGGCGATTATCCGAAAGATGCGCTTCAGGAGCGACCTGAAGATCCGGTGGATAACGATGGGCAACGCCGGTTTCAACCACATGGTGCGGTCGTCCGTCCGGGCGCACCGGGCTGAGAAGCTGTTTTAA